The stretch of DNA GGACGCCGGCGTAGCCGGGGCCGTAGTCGTTGAACCGCCACCCGAACGCCTCGGTGTAGAAGCGTTTGGCCTCGTCCAGGTCGGTGACGGTGATCTCCACGTAGTTCAGGGCGTGGTGCTGTGGTGCGGTCATGCCCGGCATTGTCCGGGAGGGGGCGGACGGCCCGCGCCCCGGCGTGCCAGGGGGCGGTGGCCGGATCGGGGGCGGGGCCGGAACCGGCGACCCGTGCGGAAGGCCCTCGGGGGTTCCCGGATGACGGCTTCCGCGCGTTGTTCCACACGGGATCCGACCCGAAGACCCGCTCCCGCGCCTCTTCGGGGCGGAGCGGGCCGCGTGGGGGCCGCGCTCCGCGGTGCCACCGCCTCAGGCCGGGCCGGGGCCGTTGTCGCGGTCCTCCTCGTCGGGGACGCGGCAGGACCATTCCAGGAGGTAGGCGGCGATCAGCAGGACGACGGCCGCGGCCAGGCTGCCGGTGGAGACGGTGAAGTCCTGCCGGGGCAGTGGGGCGGTCAGCCGGCCGGCCAGGAAGAGGGCGGTGCCGGCGAAGGCGCCGCCGGTGAAGGCGGCGACCAGGACGCTGGCCTTGGCCAGGGCGACCAGGCGGGCGGCGCTGAGCGGTTCGACGGGCTCGGTGCCCGGGGCCCGGCGGATCCGGCGGCGGGTGTGGTAGGCGGCGATCCCCTC from Nocardiopsis composta encodes:
- a CDS encoding DUF3180 domain-containing protein, with the translated sequence MPDNETEGRMRPSGWRVPLAVAAAAAVLCYLLVGQAYGSIPPLPWTAIPTLLLLAAGEGIAAYHTRRRIRRAPGTEPVEPLSAARLVALAKASVLVAAFTGGAFAGTALFLAGRLTAPLPRQDFTVSTGSLAAAVVLLIAAYLLEWSCRVPDEEDRDNGPGPA